One window of the Pseudomonas sp. S04 genome contains the following:
- a CDS encoding TenA family transcriptional regulator has protein sequence MEAASYPAWAQQLIQACSESKRRVVEHELYLRMRDNQLSARTMRQYLIGGWPVVEQFALYMAQNLTKTRFARHPGEDMARRWLMRNIRVELNHADYWLHWSRAHGVSLEDLQAQQVAPELHALSHWCWHTSSSDSLIVAIAATNYAIEGATGEWAALVCSNGIYAASFADEERKRAMKWLKMHAQYDDAHPWEALEIICTLAGQNPSKSLQEELRLAVCKSYDYMYLFLERCLQLEYVHKPSVVRGRMAMAEG, from the coding sequence ATGGAAGCTGCTAGTTATCCTGCCTGGGCTCAGCAATTGATTCAGGCGTGCAGCGAGAGCAAGCGTCGGGTTGTCGAACATGAACTTTACCTGCGTATGCGCGACAACCAACTCAGCGCCAGGACCATGCGCCAATACTTGATTGGTGGCTGGCCGGTGGTGGAACAATTTGCGCTGTATATGGCGCAGAACCTGACCAAGACCCGCTTTGCCCGGCACCCGGGCGAAGACATGGCACGCCGCTGGTTGATGCGCAATATCCGGGTAGAACTCAATCATGCCGACTATTGGCTGCACTGGAGTCGTGCCCATGGCGTGAGTCTGGAAGATTTGCAGGCGCAACAAGTGGCGCCCGAGTTGCATGCGCTGAGTCATTGGTGCTGGCATACCAGTTCGTCCGACTCGTTGATCGTGGCCATCGCCGCCACCAACTATGCGATCGAGGGAGCGACGGGGGAGTGGGCGGCGCTGGTCTGTTCCAACGGGATCTATGCGGCGTCATTTGCCGATGAGGAACGCAAACGCGCCATGAAATGGCTGAAAATGCACGCGCAGTACGATGATGCTCATCCTTGGGAGGCGCTGGAGATCATCTGCACGCTCGCTGGCCAAAACCCCAGCAAGTCGCTGCAGGAAGAGCTGCGCCTAGCCGTGTGCAAAAGCTACGACTATATGTACCTGTTCCTGGAGCGCTGCCTGCAACTGGAGTACGTCCACAAGCCCAGCGTAGTCCGTGGGCGAATGGCGATGGCAGAAGGCTGA
- a CDS encoding EAL domain-containing protein, whose product MKQKRTLGTPRLLGIVWPFIAVVLFQALLGGVSLYTLSAVRGYVAGESLWSKSQKDAIYYLNLYADNRDESIFRKYQQAMTVPEGGHELRVALDREPPDLEAARLGILKGGNHPDDVPSLIWLYLNFRHFSYLQIAIDRWIEGDAYLVQLDTVARDMHERISRNQATEADMARWKARIFAINEGVTPAAKAFSDALGEGSRVILRWLLYTNLATALGLIVLALLRTHKLLAQRHAFADALQLEKERAQITLQSIGDAVITTDVEGAIAYMNPAAEALTHWKAGQAVGLPLAELFNLLDENAQADGFTLIEHILSGQLSGSSEHAKLIQRLDGSTVSVTLVGSPIHTAGKVSGTVLVLHDMTQERQYIANLSWQATHDALTGLANRREFEFRLEQALHNLTRQPGRHALMFLDLDQFKLVNDTCGHAAGDELLRHICALLQSGLREGDTLARLGGDEFGILLENCSPESSEKIAETLRQTVQNLHFVWKGRPFVTTVSIGLVHVAQNPATLEALLRAADMACYMAKEKGRNRVQLYHVDDSELSLRFGEMAWVQRLHMALEENRFCLYSQEIATLGHVDTGGGHVEILLRLHDEAGRMILPSSFIPAAERYGLMTSLDRWVVENVFKIIAQCMARQHEGPMAMCAINLSGITIGDDEFLIFLRQQFVIHGIPPEMICFEITETSAISNLSSAIKFINELKGLGCYFSLDDFCAGMSSFAYLKHLPVDFLKIDGSFVRDMLDDPINRAMVEVINHIGHVMGKRTIAEFVETPQIEQALLEIGVDYAQGYNIERPQLFTTDSLLCRPSRPRPLLFKAPGTFR is encoded by the coding sequence ATGAAGCAAAAAAGGACGCTCGGGACACCTCGGCTGCTGGGCATCGTCTGGCCGTTTATTGCCGTCGTCCTATTTCAGGCCCTGCTCGGTGGTGTCAGCCTCTATACGCTGTCGGCGGTTCGCGGCTATGTGGCCGGCGAGAGCCTGTGGTCCAAGAGCCAGAAAGACGCGATCTACTACCTCAATCTCTACGCTGACAACCGCGACGAATCTATCTTTCGAAAATACCAGCAGGCCATGACGGTGCCGGAAGGTGGCCATGAACTGCGGGTTGCACTGGACCGCGAGCCGCCGGACCTGGAGGCGGCCCGACTAGGCATTCTCAAGGGGGGTAATCACCCGGACGACGTACCGAGCCTGATCTGGCTGTACTTGAATTTTCGCCATTTCAGCTATCTGCAAATCGCTATCGATCGTTGGATTGAGGGTGATGCGTATCTGGTCCAGCTGGACACTGTTGCCCGGGACATGCACGAGCGCATCAGCCGCAACCAGGCCACCGAAGCGGACATGGCGCGGTGGAAAGCGCGGATATTTGCCATCAATGAAGGTGTAACCCCCGCCGCCAAGGCCTTCAGCGATGCGCTGGGCGAGGGCTCGCGGGTGATTTTGCGCTGGTTGCTGTACACCAACCTGGCAACCGCGCTCGGTCTGATTGTCCTGGCCTTGCTGCGGACCCACAAATTGCTCGCGCAGCGCCACGCTTTTGCCGATGCCTTGCAGCTGGAAAAAGAGCGCGCGCAAATTACCTTGCAGTCGATTGGCGACGCCGTGATCACCACCGATGTCGAGGGCGCCATTGCTTACATGAACCCGGCGGCCGAAGCACTGACCCACTGGAAGGCTGGACAGGCCGTCGGCCTGCCGCTGGCGGAGTTATTCAATCTGCTGGATGAGAACGCCCAGGCCGACGGCTTCACCCTGATCGAGCACATTCTCAGCGGTCAGCTCAGTGGCAGCAGCGAACACGCCAAGCTGATCCAGCGTCTGGACGGCAGTACGGTGTCGGTGACCCTGGTCGGGTCGCCGATTCACACGGCCGGCAAGGTCAGTGGCACGGTGCTGGTGTTGCATGACATGACCCAGGAGCGGCAATACATCGCCAACCTTTCCTGGCAGGCGACCCACGACGCCTTGACCGGCCTGGCCAACCGTCGCGAATTCGAATTTCGCCTGGAGCAGGCGCTGCATAACCTGACACGCCAACCTGGGCGACATGCGCTGATGTTCCTCGACCTCGATCAATTCAAGCTGGTCAATGACACCTGTGGGCATGCTGCCGGCGATGAGTTGCTGCGACACATCTGTGCCTTGCTGCAGTCGGGCTTGCGCGAGGGTGACACCCTGGCTCGGCTGGGGGGGGACGAGTTCGGCATTCTCCTGGAGAACTGCTCGCCGGAGTCCTCGGAGAAAATCGCCGAGACCCTGCGCCAGACCGTGCAAAACCTGCATTTTGTCTGGAAAGGCCGGCCATTCGTGACCACTGTCAGTATCGGCCTGGTGCACGTCGCGCAGAATCCGGCGACCCTGGAAGCCTTGCTGCGGGCGGCGGACATGGCGTGCTACATGGCCAAGGAGAAGGGCCGTAACCGCGTGCAGCTGTACCATGTCGACGATTCCGAGTTGTCGCTGCGCTTTGGCGAAATGGCTTGGGTGCAGCGCTTGCACATGGCCCTTGAAGAAAATCGCTTCTGTTTGTACTCCCAGGAAATCGCCACCTTGGGGCACGTCGATACAGGCGGTGGGCATGTCGAAATTCTTCTACGACTGCATGACGAAGCCGGGCGAATGATATTGCCCAGTTCTTTTATTCCCGCCGCCGAACGTTATGGCTTGATGACTTCTCTGGATCGCTGGGTGGTCGAGAATGTATTCAAGATAATTGCCCAGTGTATGGCCCGACAACATGAAGGGCCGATGGCGATGTGTGCGATTAATCTGTCAGGCATTACTATTGGTGATGATGAATTTTTAATCTTCTTGCGTCAGCAGTTTGTTATTCACGGTATTCCGCCTGAAATGATTTGTTTTGAAATTACTGAAACCAGTGCAATTTCAAATTTATCCAGTGCAATTAAATTTATTAATGAACTCAAAGGCTTGGGTTGCTACTTTTCTCTAGATGATTTTTGTGCCGGAATGTCATCGTTCGCGTATCTGAAACACTTACCTGTAGACTTTCTAAAGATCGACGGAAGTTTCGTCAGGGATATGCTGGACGACCCGATTAACCGCGCAATGGTCGAAGTGATCAACCACATTGGTCATGTCATGGGTAAGCGCACGATTGCCGAATTTGTTGAAACCCCGCAGATCGAGCAGGCCTTGCTGGAAATCGGCGTGGATTATGCGCAGGGTTACAACATTGAACGTCCGCAGTTGTTTACCACTGACAGCCTGCTCTGTCGGCCGAGTCGACCTCGGCCATTGTTGTTCAAGGCGCCCGGTACGTTCCGTTGA